A single genomic interval of Halomonas sp. GT harbors:
- a CDS encoding fructosamine kinase family protein: MDAILRDLLDTLGLIPIDKLQPLSGGDIAAVYALTTRQGQVVIKHDDSARLLGEAEGLRTLKGAGTSLVIPEVLGEAMGWLVIESLDTKPANAQSSVALGEGLRELHGVIGEAHGWHQDNACGRTPQPNSPLTDGRAFQRERRLLPLTQACYQQGLLDDTLCRRIEHQAGQLETWLPDSPASLIHGDLWSGNVLTTTKGPALIDPAVYRHYPDVDLAMLTLFETPGAPFFDAYWDGNKPTDWPRREALFQLYPLLNHLLLFGSGYRGAVERGVAVLEAFET, translated from the coding sequence ATGGATGCCATCTTGCGCGATCTGCTAGATACGCTGGGATTAATCCCCATTGATAAACTTCAGCCACTCAGTGGTGGTGATATAGCGGCTGTTTACGCCTTGACTACCCGCCAAGGGCAAGTCGTTATTAAGCACGATGATTCAGCGCGACTACTTGGAGAAGCAGAAGGACTTCGCACACTAAAAGGGGCGGGTACTTCATTAGTGATACCTGAGGTTCTAGGAGAGGCGATGGGGTGGCTGGTGATAGAGTCGCTCGATACCAAACCCGCAAATGCCCAAAGCAGCGTCGCTTTGGGCGAGGGGCTGCGTGAGTTGCATGGTGTGATAGGTGAGGCCCATGGCTGGCATCAGGATAATGCGTGTGGGCGTACGCCCCAACCCAACTCCCCACTGACAGATGGCCGTGCGTTTCAGCGCGAACGGCGTCTACTGCCTCTTACTCAAGCTTGTTATCAGCAGGGCCTGCTGGATGACACGTTATGCCGCCGTATTGAACATCAAGCAGGCCAGCTAGAAACATGGTTGCCAGATTCCCCTGCCAGCCTTATTCATGGGGATCTATGGTCGGGCAATGTGCTGACGACCACTAAAGGGCCAGCACTGATCGATCCTGCTGTTTATCGCCATTATCCCGATGTTGATTTGGCCATGCTGACCCTGTTTGAGACACCAGGCGCACCTTTTTTTGATGCTTACTGGGACGGCAATAAGCCAACCGATTGGCCAAGGCGTGAAGCGCTGTTTCAGCTTTATCCCCTGCTTAATCATTTGCTGTTATTTGGTTCGGGGTATCGCGGTGCCGTTGAACGTGGTGTGGCAGTGTTGGAAGCTTTTGAGACTTAA
- a CDS encoding TolC family outer membrane protein, whose protein sequence is MRLAHWAVNAPFRPLLLAVLTSSFILPAQAADLINITRDALNNNAALASARAEFSSVEAASDVASGALLPQVNASGNVVHNQQYESQSSSRGGQSGGAASNAGGGGVGDDRYNTVSLTLEATQALFNAVTRQEVNQAERQIDQQVYLLAATEQQLLIDVATAYFDILRAHEVLEARLAQERAIGRQLEQAQEQFEVGLIAITEVEEARASFDQSRADRIAGESNLQVAFEVLEQLTGQRYANIDALGDSMPIALPSPTDRNYWVEQAIERNPQVLAQQAGIELSRVGVELARAGRMPTVQAFANYQYSDSDSDLVSGYNTSSQVGVSANLPIYTGGSTSARIRQGTFQLESSQYDFESQRRTTIQQVRSLYTQVSNNVDTVEARQQAIVSNRSALEATRAGYEVGTRNIVDVLNAEQSLYNAIANYAEARYDYVVNLLSLRQQAGLLDVAAIEEVNGWLTGDEVNFTLPEGGDPDAYQRAMDIGAPPTPGA, encoded by the coding sequence ATGCGACTGGCACACTGGGCAGTCAATGCCCCTTTTCGTCCCCTGCTATTAGCAGTGCTTACATCGTCTTTCATCCTGCCTGCTCAAGCGGCAGATTTGATCAATATCACCCGTGATGCGCTTAACAACAATGCTGCCTTGGCCTCTGCACGTGCTGAGTTTTCAAGTGTTGAAGCGGCAAGTGACGTGGCAAGTGGTGCATTGCTACCCCAGGTAAATGCTTCTGGTAACGTCGTACATAACCAGCAGTACGAAAGTCAGTCCTCCTCAAGAGGCGGGCAGAGTGGTGGTGCTGCTTCTAATGCAGGTGGAGGAGGTGTTGGCGATGATCGTTACAATACGGTGTCGTTAACGCTTGAAGCGACCCAGGCACTATTTAATGCCGTCACGCGTCAGGAAGTGAATCAGGCTGAGCGCCAGATTGATCAACAAGTGTACCTATTGGCCGCTACTGAGCAGCAATTGTTGATTGATGTTGCTACCGCTTATTTCGATATTTTACGTGCCCATGAAGTGCTCGAAGCGCGCTTAGCCCAAGAACGCGCGATTGGCCGCCAGTTAGAACAGGCTCAAGAGCAGTTTGAAGTTGGCCTCATTGCAATTACTGAAGTGGAGGAAGCGCGGGCAAGTTTTGATCAATCCCGCGCTGATCGCATCGCTGGAGAAAGTAATCTTCAGGTGGCATTTGAGGTGCTTGAACAGCTGACGGGGCAGCGTTATGCCAATATCGATGCACTTGGCGACAGCATGCCGATTGCCCTGCCGAGCCCCACGGATCGTAACTATTGGGTAGAGCAAGCAATAGAGCGTAATCCGCAGGTATTAGCGCAGCAGGCGGGTATTGAGCTTTCTCGCGTAGGCGTCGAGCTCGCGCGTGCCGGACGTATGCCGACGGTGCAGGCATTTGCTAACTACCAGTACTCGGATAGCGATAGTGATTTGGTGAGTGGCTACAACACATCAAGCCAAGTGGGTGTCTCAGCTAACTTGCCTATTTATACCGGTGGCAGCACCAGCGCTCGTATTCGCCAAGGTACCTTCCAGTTAGAAAGTAGCCAGTATGACTTCGAGTCCCAGCGCCGTACTACTATCCAGCAGGTGCGCTCGCTCTATACCCAGGTCAGCAACAACGTCGACACCGTTGAGGCTCGTCAGCAGGCAATCGTCTCTAACCGCAGTGCGTTGGAAGCTACCCGTGCCGGTTATGAAGTGGGCACACGCAATATTGTTGACGTGTTAAACGCGGAACAAAGCCTTTACAACGCCATCGCTAACTATGCTGAAGCGCGCTATGACTATGTGGTGAATCTCCTGTCACTGCGGCAGCAGGCTGGTTTGCTAGACGTTGCTGCAATTGAAGAAGTGAATGGGTGGCTAACGGGTGATGAGGTGAACTTCACGCTACCTGAGGGCGGCGACCCCGACGCCTATCAGCGAGCTATGGATATTGGCGCCCCACCCACGCCGGGCGCGTAA
- a CDS encoding efflux RND transporter periplasmic adaptor subunit — MKKTIHSGRASLVTLIAALALAACGQEQPQEQQAEQQEAPPHAVEVAEIARQDIPLDKSYPSLLRSDSEVTLVARVNGFLEERHFEPGQLVEQGDRLYTIEPDLYQATVNQREADLQSARAELARAQRDAQRFEQLLSQNSVSRQQYDQALADQRVAQANVAQADAALSSANLDLGYSNVTAPVSGMISLSQINVGNLVTPGTELATITPLDPLEVRFQLPQRDAFELRRQLGESGNASDITARLSVPGQYGGDSTELEGRLNFLGSRVDTGTSTVQASATFANPDGAVLPGQFVRVRIEGLKRFDVLAVPEIAVTQGLMGPQVFIVDDENKARERTVQLGEVAGPWQIIRDGLTAGERVIVGDPAGLEPGMAIDPQPFEGSAADIVEEAEQEDAQQEAEQAEAMQEGAADAQPAEGEEGAQ; from the coding sequence ATGAAGAAGACGATTCACTCAGGTCGAGCGAGTCTAGTGACGCTGATAGCTGCATTGGCGCTAGCCGCATGCGGCCAGGAGCAGCCTCAGGAACAGCAGGCCGAACAGCAGGAAGCTCCACCGCATGCGGTAGAAGTAGCTGAAATAGCTCGTCAGGATATTCCTCTTGATAAATCCTATCCATCCCTGCTGCGCAGCGACAGTGAGGTCACACTTGTAGCGCGGGTAAACGGGTTTCTTGAAGAGCGCCATTTTGAGCCAGGTCAACTGGTAGAGCAGGGTGATCGCCTTTACACCATTGAGCCAGACCTTTACCAAGCAACGGTCAACCAGCGTGAGGCTGACTTGCAAAGTGCGCGCGCTGAACTAGCCCGAGCTCAGCGCGATGCGCAGCGTTTTGAGCAATTGTTAAGCCAAAATTCGGTGAGTCGTCAGCAATATGATCAGGCACTGGCTGACCAGCGTGTTGCCCAAGCTAATGTTGCTCAAGCAGACGCTGCGTTATCCAGCGCTAACCTTGATTTAGGGTACTCAAACGTTACGGCACCCGTGTCTGGCATGATCAGCTTAAGCCAGATAAACGTTGGTAATTTGGTGACGCCAGGAACTGAGTTAGCCACTATTACGCCGCTTGATCCTCTTGAAGTTCGTTTTCAACTACCTCAGCGCGATGCCTTTGAGTTGCGTCGACAACTGGGTGAGAGCGGTAACGCATCAGACATTACCGCGCGTTTAAGCGTGCCAGGACAGTATGGTGGTGACAGCACTGAGCTTGAAGGTCGTTTAAACTTCCTGGGTTCTCGTGTTGATACCGGTACTAGTACGGTTCAAGCGTCAGCAACGTTTGCGAATCCTGATGGTGCTGTGTTGCCTGGTCAGTTCGTACGGGTTCGTATTGAAGGCTTGAAGCGTTTTGATGTGCTGGCGGTGCCGGAAATTGCTGTTACTCAGGGGCTGATGGGGCCGCAGGTCTTTATTGTTGATGATGAAAATAAAGCTCGCGAGCGTACGGTTCAACTCGGTGAAGTGGCTGGCCCATGGCAAATCATTCGTGATGGCCTTACCGCTGGTGAGCGTGTCATCGTAGGCGACCCCGCTGGTTTGGAGCCAGGAATGGCAATTGATCCTCAACCGTTTGAGGGTAGTGCTGCCGATATCGTTGAAGAGGCTGAGCAGGAAGACGCCCAGCAAGAAGCTGAGCAGGCAGAGGCAATGCAGGAAGGGGCAGCGGACGCACAGCCCGCTGAAGGGGAAGAGGGCGCGCAATAA
- a CDS encoding efflux RND transporter permease subunit, with product MNFSNFFISRPIFATVLAIILTLVGTMAMRILPIEQYPSVVPPTVSVQAQFPGADAETVAQTVAAPLAEAINGVEDMLYMTSNSADNGTMSLSVAFNIGTDGDINTINVNNRVQGALSQLPEAVQSQGVTVELRSDSILMLVALTSPSGDYNKIYMQNYATLNILDELRQVPGVGNAEVLGGGEFAMRVWMDPDKLAQYNLTPSEVASAIRAQNTEIPAGNLAATPQSEPRAYTYTITAGGRLSGTDDFRNIFLRTNPDGSSLRLEDVARIELGASFYGVDARLNGATMTPIIINQQPGANALETADAVRTTMEELSGRFPPGLEYVTPYDTTLFIDASVETVLKTFIEAFLIVIVILFIFLQNWRFTVIAMSVVPVSVIGTFAGFYLFGFSINLLTLFALVLSIGIVVDDAILVVENVERVLSEEDDISVRDATIRAMKEVGGPVIATSLIMAAVFVPVAFLGGFTGQIYQQFAITVAISVALSALMALTFTPALSAIFIKHNLHKTKQSAFRRAITTPLRLFDRFFAGFTAVYMWFVKKLVRFWVLALALTVAVGAGSYWLYANTPSTLVPETDQGIVLVSVSLPDAASLSRTQAYMAELSSQIEAIPGVEYSSAVAGYDILSSAVNTARGIMFINMKTWAERDLTANELVGRIMQLGASIDGGSAMAFNVPPIMGLSTTGGFTGYLQSFEGASTRELYEASLQIMQAANQHPALSRVFSTFNVNVPSYRAEIDQQKALSYGVALENINSALANTFGNGFVNFFSYQNRNFQVYLQNEDEFRKTPDDVSSVYVRGGNGERIPLSEFVTLERQTGPSVVSRFGVYAGAQFQGNPAPGYSSAQAIEAMEEVVQETLGRNWGMGWTGTAYQESNLGNTATLAIVFGILMVFLILAAQYESWSLPLAVLTATPFAFLGGIGGIVLRGLDTSVYVQIGMLVVVGLAAKNAILIVEFAEMQRKEQGKSIREAAITAAELRFRPIVMTSLAFIFGTLPLALASGASDVSSHHIGTTVAVGMASVAVLGSLFIPSFYAMIATVSDWLYRKRHPDRDGNNEQAALSHDQP from the coding sequence ATGAACTTTTCCAACTTCTTTATCAGCCGACCGATTTTCGCCACCGTTTTGGCGATTATCTTGACGCTGGTAGGTACGATGGCGATGCGAATACTGCCGATTGAGCAGTATCCCAGCGTTGTTCCCCCCACAGTGTCAGTGCAGGCCCAGTTCCCCGGTGCAGATGCTGAAACGGTTGCGCAAACTGTAGCTGCTCCGCTTGCTGAGGCTATCAATGGTGTTGAGGACATGCTTTACATGACCTCTAACAGCGCTGATAACGGTACCATGAGCCTGAGCGTGGCATTCAATATCGGCACGGATGGTGATATCAATACCATTAACGTGAACAACCGGGTGCAGGGCGCACTTTCGCAGTTACCCGAGGCAGTTCAGTCTCAAGGAGTGACGGTCGAATTACGCTCTGACTCTATTTTGATGCTTGTTGCCTTGACGTCACCCAGCGGTGACTACAACAAGATCTACATGCAGAACTATGCCACGCTTAATATCTTGGATGAATTACGCCAAGTGCCAGGTGTAGGTAATGCCGAAGTACTGGGCGGCGGTGAGTTTGCGATGCGGGTATGGATGGACCCCGATAAGCTGGCTCAGTACAACCTTACGCCAAGCGAAGTGGCCAGTGCTATTCGCGCGCAGAACACCGAGATTCCCGCGGGTAACTTAGCGGCAACGCCACAAAGCGAACCGCGCGCTTATACCTATACGATTACCGCCGGTGGGCGTTTGTCGGGCACTGATGATTTTCGCAATATCTTTCTACGCACCAATCCGGACGGTTCTTCGCTACGTTTAGAAGATGTGGCGCGTATTGAGCTGGGTGCCTCGTTTTATGGCGTGGATGCTCGTTTAAACGGCGCCACCATGACGCCCATTATTATTAACCAGCAGCCTGGTGCCAACGCATTGGAAACCGCTGATGCGGTACGCACCACCATGGAAGAGCTTTCCGGGCGTTTCCCGCCAGGGCTTGAGTATGTAACGCCTTACGACACCACTCTGTTTATTGATGCATCTGTAGAAACCGTATTAAAGACCTTCATCGAAGCGTTCCTGATCGTTATCGTTATTCTGTTTATCTTCTTGCAGAACTGGCGTTTTACGGTCATTGCTATGTCGGTCGTGCCGGTGTCGGTTATCGGCACCTTTGCGGGCTTCTACTTATTTGGCTTCTCAATCAACCTGCTAACGCTTTTCGCCCTGGTGTTATCGATAGGCATCGTGGTGGATGATGCGATTCTGGTGGTCGAGAACGTCGAGCGGGTACTGAGCGAAGAAGACGATATCTCGGTACGTGATGCGACTATTCGCGCGATGAAAGAGGTGGGTGGTCCGGTTATTGCCACATCGCTGATTATGGCGGCGGTATTTGTGCCGGTGGCCTTCCTGGGTGGTTTTACCGGGCAAATTTATCAGCAGTTTGCGATTACTGTGGCAATATCGGTGGCGCTGTCAGCGTTGATGGCACTGACGTTCACCCCCGCGTTGTCAGCTATTTTCATTAAGCATAACCTGCATAAAACGAAACAGTCCGCGTTCCGGCGTGCTATTACCACGCCGCTGCGTCTGTTTGATCGCTTCTTCGCCGGTTTTACCGCCGTTTATATGTGGTTCGTGAAAAAATTGGTGCGCTTCTGGGTGTTAGCGCTCGCGCTAACCGTGGCGGTCGGTGCTGGTTCTTACTGGCTCTACGCGAATACGCCTTCCACGCTAGTGCCGGAAACTGACCAAGGTATCGTGCTGGTCAGCGTTTCCTTGCCAGATGCTGCGTCACTTAGCCGAACGCAAGCCTACATGGCCGAGCTCAGTTCACAGATAGAAGCCATTCCAGGCGTTGAGTACTCCTCTGCGGTCGCAGGTTATGACATTTTATCGAGTGCCGTTAATACGGCGCGTGGCATCATGTTTATCAACATGAAAACCTGGGCTGAACGAGACCTAACGGCAAATGAGTTAGTAGGCCGTATCATGCAGCTGGGTGCGAGTATTGATGGTGGTTCGGCAATGGCATTTAACGTGCCGCCGATAATGGGCCTCTCTACAACGGGCGGTTTCACTGGCTATTTGCAATCTTTTGAGGGCGCTTCCACACGTGAACTTTATGAAGCGTCATTACAAATTATGCAGGCAGCTAACCAACACCCGGCGCTGAGCCGAGTATTCTCGACATTTAATGTCAACGTGCCTTCTTACCGTGCGGAAATAGACCAGCAAAAAGCACTCAGTTACGGCGTTGCTCTTGAGAATATCAACTCTGCACTCGCCAATACCTTTGGTAATGGTTTTGTTAACTTCTTTAGCTATCAAAACCGCAATTTCCAGGTCTATCTACAGAACGAAGATGAATTCCGTAAAACACCGGATGATGTCAGCAGCGTTTATGTGCGCGGCGGCAATGGTGAGCGCATTCCTCTTTCCGAGTTTGTAACGCTTGAACGCCAAACTGGTCCATCGGTAGTCTCCCGTTTCGGGGTTTATGCGGGTGCACAGTTCCAAGGCAACCCTGCGCCAGGTTACAGCTCTGCCCAGGCTATCGAAGCCATGGAGGAAGTGGTTCAAGAAACGTTAGGTAGAAACTGGGGCATGGGCTGGACAGGTACGGCGTACCAAGAGTCTAACCTTGGTAATACCGCCACGCTTGCCATCGTGTTTGGTATCTTGATGGTGTTCTTGATCCTTGCGGCACAGTATGAGAGTTGGTCGCTTCCTCTCGCGGTACTGACCGCAACGCCGTTCGCCTTCCTAGGAGGGATTGGTGGCATTGTGTTGCGCGGCCTGGACACCAGTGTTTATGTCCAGATTGGGATGCTGGTGGTCGTTGGTTTGGCTGCTAAGAACGCGATATTAATTGTCGAGTTTGCTGAGATGCAGCGCAAAGAGCAGGGTAAATCGATTCGTGAAGCAGCGATTACCGCCGCGGAGCTTCGTTTCCGTCCTATCGTTATGACCTCGCTGGCCTTTATCTTCGGCACCTTGCCGTTGGCACTGGCCTCTGGCGCAAGTGATGTGAGCAGTCACCACATAGGTACCACCGTTGCGGTCGGTATGGCATCTGTTGCCGTGCTAGGAAGCCTGTTTATTCCAAGCTTCTACGCAATGATTGCCACGGTCTCCGATTGGCTCTATCGCAAACGCCACCCTGACCGGGATGGTAACAACGAGCAGGCAGCGCTAAGTCACGACCAACCGTAA
- a CDS encoding oleate hydratase encodes MSKSNASTASGSTLKAHIDALERQPLDIAPDASSRHLHNGVDTPFPPADLHGSYTNNRPLPTDGIEGRHAWIVGGGIAGLSAAFFLIRDGHMPAGNITFLEEQSIEGGSLDGAGNAEEGYIVRGGREMEMTYQNFWDVFSEIPALELPPPFTVLDEYRIVNDADKNWSKARLLEKQGQIKDFSTMNLSKRQQLEVVKLLLARKEDLDDVTVEQWFSEGFLETNFYTFWRTMFAFQNWHSVLEMKLYMHRFLHLMDGLNDMTSLVFPKYNQYDSFVRPLMSWLKNQGVKVEYDTVVENLDMETLEGGRRTVTTIQCHGSNGGKTIPIGPRDLVFVTTGSMTEDTAYGDDDTVPQLKDNVQTGEGSGWQLWKNLAEKSDIFGKPEKFCGDVPRSTWESVTLTCKPSPLMDKLKELSVNDPYSGFTATGGIITFTDSSWLMSFTCNRQPHFPDQPDDVIVLWTYALLMDKPGDYVKKPMPECTGKEVLTEMCYHLGLIDQLDTILAATKTRIALMPYITAQFMPRAKGDRPRVVPEGCTNLACMGQFVETHNDVVFTLESSVRTARMGVYSLLGLKKQVPDIYPGQYDVRRLLRATRTLNSDEAFLGEGVLRRILGGTYFENILPLGREEIPDDLRNHGLFEHQLQAVRSLLGENHTLDEVKSQLQALRDKLRGRR; translated from the coding sequence ATGAGTAAATCTAACGCCTCAACAGCATCTGGTTCAACGCTAAAAGCCCATATTGATGCACTAGAGAGGCAGCCTCTCGATATTGCGCCAGACGCCTCATCAAGACACTTACACAACGGTGTCGACACGCCATTTCCACCCGCCGATCTGCATGGCAGCTACACCAACAATCGCCCGCTTCCAACCGACGGTATTGAGGGGCGTCATGCCTGGATCGTTGGCGGCGGCATTGCAGGGTTGTCTGCTGCCTTCTTCCTTATTCGTGACGGCCACATGCCGGCTGGCAATATCACTTTCCTAGAGGAGCAGAGCATAGAAGGTGGCTCGCTGGATGGTGCTGGCAACGCGGAAGAAGGCTATATCGTGCGTGGAGGTCGTGAAATGGAGATGACCTACCAGAATTTCTGGGACGTCTTCTCGGAAATACCGGCTCTGGAGTTACCGCCACCATTTACGGTGCTAGATGAGTACCGCATCGTGAATGACGCCGACAAAAACTGGTCAAAAGCGCGCCTGTTGGAAAAGCAGGGTCAGATCAAAGACTTTTCCACCATGAACCTCTCCAAACGCCAGCAGTTGGAAGTCGTCAAGCTTCTGCTAGCGCGCAAAGAGGATCTGGATGATGTCACGGTAGAGCAGTGGTTCAGTGAGGGATTCCTGGAAACTAATTTCTATACCTTCTGGCGCACGATGTTTGCCTTTCAAAACTGGCATTCAGTACTCGAAATGAAGCTTTACATGCATCGCTTTTTGCACTTGATGGATGGGCTTAACGACATGACGTCACTGGTGTTTCCAAAGTACAACCAGTACGACAGTTTTGTTCGACCACTGATGAGTTGGCTGAAGAATCAGGGGGTGAAGGTTGAGTACGACACGGTTGTCGAAAATTTAGACATGGAGACTCTGGAAGGCGGCAGGAGAACCGTCACCACGATTCAGTGCCATGGCAGTAACGGCGGTAAAACTATCCCGATCGGCCCCCGCGACTTGGTGTTTGTCACCACTGGTTCGATGACCGAAGATACTGCTTATGGCGATGATGACACCGTTCCACAGTTGAAAGACAACGTGCAGACTGGCGAGGGATCAGGCTGGCAACTGTGGAAGAATCTCGCAGAAAAATCCGATATCTTCGGGAAGCCAGAAAAGTTCTGCGGAGACGTTCCACGCTCTACCTGGGAGTCAGTAACGCTTACCTGTAAGCCTTCGCCTCTGATGGATAAACTTAAAGAACTGTCGGTTAATGATCCTTATTCAGGATTCACGGCTACAGGCGGGATTATCACCTTTACAGACTCTTCCTGGTTAATGAGCTTTACCTGTAATCGCCAGCCACACTTCCCCGACCAGCCCGATGATGTGATTGTGCTATGGACATACGCATTGTTGATGGACAAGCCCGGCGATTATGTCAAAAAGCCAATGCCTGAGTGCACTGGGAAAGAAGTGCTGACCGAGATGTGCTATCACCTTGGCTTGATTGATCAGCTCGACACCATACTGGCTGCCACCAAAACACGTATCGCGCTAATGCCTTATATCACCGCTCAATTCATGCCAAGAGCCAAGGGGGATCGCCCCCGCGTAGTGCCTGAAGGTTGCACCAACCTTGCCTGCATGGGGCAGTTTGTAGAAACTCATAACGATGTCGTGTTCACACTGGAAAGCTCGGTAAGGACTGCCCGTATGGGTGTTTATAGCTTACTAGGGCTAAAGAAGCAGGTGCCTGACATTTATCCTGGTCAATACGATGTGCGTCGCTTGCTGCGGGCAACTCGCACTTTGAACAGTGACGAAGCATTTTTGGGTGAAGGCGTTTTACGGCGTATTCTGGGGGGAACCTACTTCGAGAATATCCTGCCGCTTGGCCGAGAAGAAATCCCTGACGATCTTCGCAATCATGGGCTGTTTGAGCATCAGCTTCAGGCTGTTCGTAGTTTGTTGGGCGAAAACCATACCCTTGATGAAGTTAAAAGCCAGTTGCAAGCATTAAGGGATAAGTTGCGAGGGCGTCGCTGA
- a CDS encoding alpha/beta fold hydrolase: MDALEFVRIRELDIAVRIWNPDAPRTLMAWHGLARHGGDFEALAHQLGSEWRILAPDTPGRGLSSWSLFPAHDYLYSHYMTVAIGVLDHFQLKQVDWLGTSMGGLLGMLLAADKTHQHRISRLILNDVGPELNKDGLIALSSYFSLTHRFTSFVDLQKELTQHYASFGITTDDEWRALALGSARRLPDGSWTYHFDPRIGEQFIHDTPRDTWADWANIHCPVMVIRGAESTLLDAETLPRMKEVQPGLVTFTAPGCGHAPMLNHSEQVTPLRQFLDTPLSAFPHSNPTSASSPSHPIGQWFIKQWRRLFG; the protein is encoded by the coding sequence ATGGATGCATTGGAATTTGTTCGTATCCGCGAACTTGATATCGCTGTGCGCATTTGGAATCCCGACGCCCCCCGCACGCTGATGGCATGGCATGGCCTTGCGCGCCACGGCGGTGATTTCGAAGCCCTAGCCCATCAACTGGGCAGCGAATGGCGTATTCTTGCACCAGATACGCCCGGGCGCGGCCTTTCCAGTTGGTCACTGTTTCCTGCCCACGATTATCTCTACAGCCACTACATGACCGTGGCGATAGGCGTACTAGATCATTTTCAATTAAAGCAGGTCGACTGGCTGGGCACTTCCATGGGCGGGCTATTAGGCATGCTGCTGGCTGCTGACAAAACACATCAACATCGGATTTCTAGGCTTATTCTGAACGATGTTGGGCCTGAGTTGAATAAAGACGGCCTAATCGCGCTCTCCAGTTATTTCAGCCTAACCCACCGCTTTACGAGCTTTGTAGACCTACAAAAAGAGCTGACACAGCACTACGCAAGCTTTGGAATTACCACCGATGATGAATGGCGAGCACTGGCATTAGGAAGCGCACGACGCCTCCCTGATGGTAGCTGGACCTATCACTTCGACCCTCGTATTGGCGAGCAATTCATCCATGACACACCGCGAGACACATGGGCAGATTGGGCAAATATTCACTGCCCAGTGATGGTGATTCGAGGTGCCGAATCAACGTTACTGGATGCCGAAACGCTGCCACGTATGAAAGAGGTGCAACCCGGCTTAGTCACTTTCACCGCACCAGGCTGTGGCCATGCTCCTATGCTCAATCATTCCGAACAAGTAACACCGCTTCGTCAGTTTCTCGACACGCCACTAAGCGCTTTCCCCCACAGCAACCCAACAAGCGCCTCCTCTCCTTCGCATCCTATTGGCCAGTGGTTCATTAAGCAGTGGCGGCGCCTATTTGGCTAG
- a CDS encoding TetR family transcriptional regulator, with protein sequence MARKTKAEAAATREALLDAAEEVFFAKGVARTSLEQIARHADLTRGAVYWHFKNKGDLFMALVERVRMPFQSLMEEVNNADPTISPLTAIQLACHAGLNRMEQPSHQRILSILLHRCEFFSDINPIQMQDEIADECFDEMLSVFQLAQQQQLLRADLTPEVATRLMQAALGGLFHDWLRNPESFSLRERGGELIDTLITMMKR encoded by the coding sequence ATGGCAAGAAAAACCAAAGCGGAAGCTGCTGCAACTCGCGAAGCGCTGTTGGATGCGGCTGAAGAGGTGTTTTTCGCAAAAGGCGTAGCTCGCACATCGCTGGAGCAAATTGCTCGTCATGCTGACCTAACGCGCGGTGCCGTATATTGGCATTTTAAAAATAAAGGCGACCTCTTTATGGCGCTAGTGGAGCGTGTGCGCATGCCCTTCCAGTCGCTAATGGAAGAGGTAAATAACGCCGACCCGACTATCTCACCACTCACTGCCATACAACTTGCCTGCCATGCTGGCCTAAACCGCATGGAGCAGCCATCCCATCAGCGAATTTTATCGATTCTTTTACACCGCTGTGAATTCTTTAGCGATATCAACCCGATTCAGATGCAGGACGAGATTGCAGACGAGTGTTTTGATGAAATGCTGTCGGTATTTCAACTGGCCCAACAGCAGCAGTTGCTACGCGCTGATTTAACCCCTGAGGTGGCAACGCGGCTTATGCAGGCAGCACTGGGTGGCTTGTTTCATGACTGGCTGCGAAATCCAGAATCTTTTTCATTGCGCGAACGCGGCGGTGAGCTCATCGATACATTAATCACCATGATGAAGCGCTAA